One region of Quercus lobata isolate SW786 chromosome 2, ValleyOak3.0 Primary Assembly, whole genome shotgun sequence genomic DNA includes:
- the LOC115972804 gene encoding zinc finger CCCH domain-containing protein 23-like, translating to MMIGNPNPTVQVPPWDPFDDQASQISSPLANFSVNYNANAGNGDHSLLLDSFAALHRYLPSNENDESYSFSDVVQDAFSCDHFRMYEFKVRRCARARSHDWTECPYAHPGEKARRRDPLKYHYSGTACPEFRKGNCKKGDSCEFAHGVFECWLHPNRYRTQPCKDGPSCGRKVCFFAHSPQQLRVLTQQSGRESGSKFVSSPTSILVSPPVSPQSESPPLSPTEGGLGGFGSGKSVSELVASMRKMKMGGCGGWGNQVGSVSPSGFGSPRASIVRPGFCSTPSTPTRSVTRSGLGPFDLWETKCEEEPAMERVESGRGLRAQMYAKLSKENSLRRVDSAVSGPDFGWVSELVK from the coding sequence ATGATGATTGGAAATCCAAATCCGACGGTCCAAGTGCCTCCGTGGGACCCATTCGATGATCAAGCGTCTCAGATTTCGTCCCCATTAGCAAACTTCTCCGTCAACTATAACGCCAATGCCGGTAACGGAGACCACTCTCTTTTGCTTGACTCCTTCGCTGCCCTCCACCGTTACTTGCCGTCGAACGAGAACGACGAGTCGTACTCGTTTTCGGACGTCGTACAGGACGCGTTCTCGTGCGACCATTTTCGGATGTACGAGTTTAAGGTTCGGAGGTGCGCACGTGCGAGGTCGCATGATTGGACGGAGTGTCCGTACGCGCATCCTGGTGAGAAGGCTCGTCGGAGGGACCCACTGAAGTATCACTATTCCGGTACGGCGTGTCCTGAGTTTCGCAAAGGGAATTGTAAGAAAGGGGACTCGTGCGAGTTCGCACATGGGGTTTTCGAGTGTTGGTTGCATCCGAATCGGTATCGGACTCAGCCCTGTAAGGACGGACCGAGTTGTGGTCGGAAAGTCTGTTTCTTCGCCCACTCGCCGCAACAACTCCGAGTCTTGACTCAACAGAGTGGAAGGGAAAGTGGGTCGAAGTTTGTTTCATCGCCCACTTCGATTCTGGTGTCGCCACCGGTTTCTCCCCAGTCTGAATCGCCGCCCTTGTCGCCGACTGAAGGCGGACTCGGTGGGTTTGGATCGGGAAAATCGGTGAGCGAACTCGTTGCTTCTATGCGGAAGATGAAAATGGGCGGTTGTGGTGGTTGGGGGAATCAAGTGGGGTCAGTTTCGCCATCTGGGTTCGGGTCGCCCCGTGCGTCGATTGTCCGACCCGGGTTCTGTAGCACGCCTTCGACTCCGACTCGGAGCGTGACTCGTTCTGGACTCGGTCCATTCGACCTGTGGGAAACGAAGTGTGAGGAAGAGCCAGCGATGGAGAGGGTGGAGTCTGGGAGGGGCTTACGAGCCCAGATGTATGCTAAGCTCAGTAAGGAGAACTCGCTCCGACGAGTTGACTCGGCCGTGTCTGGTCCTGATTTTGGTTGGGTGTCAGAGTTGGTTAAGTGA